DNA from Sulfurimonas xiamenensis:
TTTTTTGAATATGTTCTATGGGACCATAGTAAAATGTTTCTATCAAACTATCCTTATTTAAACCAAAAAATGTATTGTTTACTATTGACGTCAATTGTTCCTTTTCTCTTTCATTAAACTGCATTGCGTTTAAATATGTATTCCAAGGAATAAATATTTCCATTTTATGACGATCTTCTCGGTTGAAAAGATATTTACTATCTTTAAATAATTTTCTAATTATTGAGTAAACAAGATAATGGGATCTGATTTGATAGACAGACATGTTGTCTAATATTTTTCCAATTCTTGCTCCACGGTCATCCCTACCAGATTCAGTCCTTGAAGATGCCAATACACCACCGAAGTACTCTACTGCAACTGTATCATCACAATATGATCCTTCATCAATAATTGTTTTAAGGACTTTTGGTGGAACTTGTCCATTTTCATTAATTTTGTCACCTAATTTTTTTTCAGCATTACCAAAAATTTTCCCAACATTATCTGTCCGCTTTTGTACAAAATCTTTTAGACTTACCCCAAGGTAATCAGCAGTAGGCCCGAGTAGCTTATTTAATCCATCTTTACCTAAATAAGCAGCTACTGCACTTACTCCAATAGTTGTAACTGGTTCTGGCATGTTTATCCTTTCATCATATAACTATTTATTAGAGGACATTCTATATAAATTAACCTTAAATAACTTGATTAGTGTGACATCAAAAATGTCCTCCTATTTTAAAAAAATATGACAAACTGCAATAAAATAGTTTAGTTTTTACAAAAAAGGTTAGAATTATCAAAATTTGTATTGTCCATTTAGCCGGAAATTAGCCATTAGCAAGACAAATTGTCCTACTAATAGTGCATAAAGTGTTTAAAAGGACAGAATGTCCTTTCTAATTAAGGAGCTTATTATGCAAATAAAAAAGAAATTACTTGATATAGTTCGCGAGAAAATCAGAGTAAAACATTACAGTATAAAAACAGAACAAAGTTATGTTGGATGGGTTAAGCAATATATCTTTTTTCATAACAAAAAACATCCTATAGATATGGGAAAAAGAGAAATTGAAGAGTTTTTAACTTACTTAGCTGTTGAGCGAAAAGTCTCTCCTGCAACGCAAAATCAAGCATTTTCTGCACTACTGTTTTTATATACTCAAGTTTTAGGCATAGATTTAAAAGACACAAATATTCAAGCTTTAAGAGCACAAGAGAGAAAACATATACCAGTTGTACTCACAAAAGATGAAGTACAAAAAGTTTTGATAAATCTTACAGGAATTTATCAGTTGATTGTCTATCTCATGTATGGATGTGGTCTTAGGATGAGCGAGGCTTTAAGTCTTAGAATTAAAGATGTGGATTTTGGATTTGACAAAATTTATATTTGGGACAGTAAAAGTTTGACAGATAGAACATTACCTTTGCCACAAGCTATAAAACAAAGACTTTTAGCACAAGTTGATTATGTTGCAAAAATTCATAAAAAAGATTTAGAAGATGGATTTGGTTCTGTATATATGCCTTATGCTCTTGAGAAAAAGTATCCAAAAGCACAATTGGAAACAAAATGGCAATTTTTGTTTCCAATGACAAATGTTTCTAGAGATCCAAGAAGTGAGATAGTAAGGAGACATCATGTACATGCTAAAACATTAAGTAGAAATATTAAAATTGCTTCTCAAAAAGCAAATGTACATAAACGAGTAACCTCTCACATATTTAGACATAGTTATGCCACTCATTTGTTACAAGCCGGGATAGACTTGCGTTCAATTCAAGAATTATTGGGACACAAAAGTGTTGAAACTACAATGATATACACGCATGTAGTTTCTGAAATGAACAAGAGTAAAGTTATAAGTCCTTTGGATTTCTAATTCTGCACTCTATTACAATGGCCACACAATAAGCAGCATTGGAATACTTATAACAACAATGAGAATCTCCAGCGGCAGTCCAAGCCTCCAGTAGTCACCAAACCTAAAGCCGCCGGGGCCCAGTATCAGCGTATTGTTCTGGTGGCCGACAGGGGTGAGAAATGCACATGAGGCGCCGATCGCCACTGCCATTAAAAAAGAGTCGGCATTGACACCTAGCGCGCTCGCAGTACCGATGGAGATCGGGCACATTACCGCTGCGGTGGCGGCGTTGTTCATCATATCGGAGAGGAACATAGTGATAACAAGAATTAGTGTCAGACCGATCACGGCGTTGCCGTAGGCGACTTTTTCGATGATTAAGCGTGCGATCAAATCAGCGGTACCAGTAGATTCCATTGCTCCAGCCACTGGAATAAGTGTTGAGAGCAACACAATTACAGGCCAGTCTATAGACTCGTACACATCGCGCAGCGGTACTGTCCGAAGTGCCATAGACGCCAGTACGCCCGTGGCAAACGATATTGATGCCGGCAACAGTCCAAGAGCAGCGATTGCAACAGAGAGTGCCATGATGATGCCGGCTTTCCATATCTTGCTTCTGTCAGGGATGCGCAGATCGCGTTGTGCCAGAGGTACGCAGCTGTAGTCGGCGGCAAATTCCGAGATCGATTCAGGCGAGCCCTGCATTAGCAGCAGATCGCCGGCTTCGAGGCGGGCAGTGCGCAGGCGTTTGATGGAGAGCTGACCACGACGCGAGAGGGCCAGTAGGTTAAGATTGTAGCGTGTTCGTAACTGGATGTTGCTAGCTGAGCGTCCTGTAAGGTGGGAACCAGGCAGAACGGCAAGTTCTTTCAAGACGATTTCGTCAGAGGTCGTAACATCTTCTTTTTCCTCTTTAGTCTCTTCCTTGTCCTTATCTTTGTCACTGTTTTTTGTTTCGTTTTTTTCTGTTTCGTCTTTTTCTGTTTCGTCTTTTTCTGTTTCGTCTTTTTCAATGGACTGCACTGCTTCTTCGAGCTTAAGTCCCAATGTAGAGAGCGCATCGGCAAGGGTTTCAGCCTCTGCCTCTAGTATGAGGATATCTTCGGCAAGTATCTTGCGCCACTGGTTTGGTACACTAAGGCGGACATCGTTACGAACCATGCCGATGACTTGTGTGTCGTTATCATCAAGAGCCGTCTCAATTTCACGCAGGGTCATACCTACTGCTTTACTCTCTTTGGGTACCCTTGCTTCGGTGATATATGCTCCTGATTCGAATCCTTCGACTCCGATTTGCTTGCGTATCGGAATCAGGCGTTGACCCAGCAAGAGTATGAAGGCTAATCCGGCAAAGGCAACGACCAGTCCAACATGTGTGAAGTCGAACATAGAGAAGCTCTCGGAGCCGGTCT
Protein-coding regions in this window:
- a CDS encoding SLC13 family permease, with protein sequence MTTEQLLILAILIITMAMFLWGRWRHDMVGAAALLACVLAGLVPPLEAFAGFGHPAVITVACVLVLSRGLQTSGVVDALTRTVLPSQAGVTLSMTALIGLGAVLSGFMNNIGAMALLMPVALQMAKRLNLTPGQILMPLAFGTILGGMTTMIGTPPNMIVAGFRAETGSESFSMFDFTHVGLVVAFAGLAFILLLGQRLIPIRKQIGVEGFESGAYITEARVPKESKAVGMTLREIETALDDNDTQVIGMVRNDVRLSVPNQWRKILAEDILILEAEAETLADALSTLGLKLEEAVQSIEKDETEKDETEKDETEKNETKNSDKDKDKEETKEEKEDVTTSDEIVLKELAVLPGSHLTGRSASNIQLRTRYNLNLLALSRRGQLSIKRLRTARLEAGDLLLMQGSPESISEFAADYSCVPLAQRDLRIPDRSKIWKAGIIMALSVAIAALGLLPASISFATGVLASMALRTVPLRDVYESIDWPVIVLLSTLIPVAGAMESTGTADLIARLIIEKVAYGNAVIGLTLILVITMFLSDMMNNAATAAVMCPISIGTASALGVNADSFLMAVAIGASCAFLTPVGHQNNTLILGPGGFRFGDYWRLGLPLEILIVVISIPMLLIVWPL
- a CDS encoding integron integrase, which produces MQIKKKLLDIVREKIRVKHYSIKTEQSYVGWVKQYIFFHNKKHPIDMGKREIEEFLTYLAVERKVSPATQNQAFSALLFLYTQVLGIDLKDTNIQALRAQERKHIPVVLTKDEVQKVLINLTGIYQLIVYLMYGCGLRMSEALSLRIKDVDFGFDKIYIWDSKSLTDRTLPLPQAIKQRLLAQVDYVAKIHKKDLEDGFGSVYMPYALEKKYPKAQLETKWQFLFPMTNVSRDPRSEIVRRHHVHAKTLSRNIKIASQKANVHKRVTSHIFRHSYATHLLQAGIDLRSIQELLGHKSVETTMIYTHVVSEMNKSKVISPLDF